The Actinomycetota bacterium genome includes a window with the following:
- a CDS encoding amidohydrolase family protein encodes MTAAPRGTLLVADRVVTLGHGRTEARAALVRGKRVVWVGDDPAAAPPHAARLELPGCTFGPAFVDAHAHLTMTGLSLGGLDLAQVASGAELLNTVATYAQVHTGRVLWGHGYDDHDFPDALPSADQLADVTPHCAVYLTRTDRHSCLVDRHTLAAAPLARAAGVERDPEGRPTGVLRREAHRIARRWALGAMAEGDLTAARETAAQHAASLGIGCVHEMGGPDIMGTGDFDAWINDRWPVEVIGYWGDLDLTFIAERELRQAGGDLFLDGSLGSHTAALEAPYADVPSDSGRLFHSDDELVESFRDATRSGVQVGVHAIGDAAIRQAVRCWQAVNAELPDYLHGEIRRLRHRLEHAEVLPPDLLAAVAELGLVASVQPAFEATWGGPGGMYERRLDPTRRGWMNPYRALADLGVPLAFGSDANVTPMDPWGGVYAAEHRHHRRHELSRLEAVSASCLGGRFAARQDRVSGVVRAGMRADLAAWEGDPFEADDPRGARCVLTIVRGRVTHGEAPLPRWDDEPGDTPLAS; translated from the coding sequence GTGACCGCAGCTCCGCGCGGCACCCTCCTCGTCGCCGACCGGGTCGTCACGCTGGGCCATGGCCGCACGGAGGCACGTGCCGCTCTGGTCCGCGGCAAGCGGGTGGTGTGGGTGGGAGACGATCCGGCTGCGGCGCCGCCGCACGCTGCCCGGTTGGAGCTGCCGGGATGCACGTTCGGCCCGGCGTTCGTCGACGCGCACGCGCACCTGACGATGACCGGCCTGTCGCTGGGCGGGCTCGACCTGGCGCAGGTCGCCAGCGGCGCGGAGCTGCTGAACACGGTGGCGACGTACGCGCAGGTGCACACCGGCCGGGTCCTGTGGGGGCACGGCTACGACGACCACGACTTCCCCGACGCGCTGCCGTCCGCTGACCAGCTCGCGGACGTCACCCCCCACTGCGCGGTGTACCTGACCAGAACCGATCGCCACTCCTGCTTGGTCGACCGCCACACGCTGGCCGCCGCGCCGCTGGCCCGGGCCGCCGGGGTCGAGCGCGATCCGGAGGGCCGTCCCACCGGGGTGCTCCGCCGCGAGGCGCACCGCATCGCGCGCCGGTGGGCGCTGGGTGCGATGGCCGAAGGCGACCTCACCGCTGCCCGAGAGACCGCAGCGCAGCACGCGGCGTCGTTGGGCATCGGCTGCGTTCACGAGATGGGCGGCCCGGACATCATGGGGACCGGCGATTTCGACGCATGGATCAACGACCGCTGGCCGGTCGAGGTGATCGGGTACTGGGGCGACCTCGATCTCACGTTCATCGCCGAGCGCGAGCTGCGCCAGGCCGGCGGGGACCTGTTCCTCGACGGGTCGCTGGGATCGCACACCGCGGCGTTGGAGGCCCCGTACGCCGACGTGCCCTCGGACAGCGGCCGGCTGTTCCACTCCGACGACGAACTGGTCGAATCGTTCCGGGACGCGACCCGGTCGGGGGTCCAGGTCGGCGTGCACGCCATCGGCGATGCCGCGATCCGTCAGGCGGTGCGCTGCTGGCAGGCGGTCAACGCCGAGCTCCCCGACTACCTGCACGGCGAGATCCGCCGCCTCCGCCACCGGCTCGAGCACGCCGAGGTCCTCCCCCCCGACCTGCTGGCCGCGGTCGCGGAGCTGGGTTTGGTTGCCAGCGTTCAGCCGGCTTTCGAGGCGACCTGGGGTGGCCCCGGTGGGATGTACGAGCGTCGCCTGGACCCCACAAGACGCGGGTGGATGAACCCCTACCGTGCGCTGGCGGACCTGGGTGTCCCGCTGGCGTTCGGCTCCGACGCCAACGTGACCCCCATGGACCCCTGGGGTGGCGTCTACGCGGCCGAGCATCGCCACCACCGTCGGCACGAGCTGTCGCGACTCGAGGCCGTCAGCGCCAGCTGCCTGGGTGGCCGTTTCGCCGCCCGCCAGGACCGCGTCTCGGGCGTGGTCCGGGCGGGGATGCGCGCCGACCTGGCCGCGTGGGAGGGCGATCCGTTCGAAGCCGACGATCCGCGCGGCGCCCGGTGCGTGCTCACGATCGTGCGTGGACGAGTCACGCACGGCGAGGCACCACTGCCGCGCTGGGACGACGAGCCCGGCGACACGCCGCTGGCGTCGTGA